Within the Streptomyces vilmorinianum genome, the region TCCCAGGAGCACTGTTGACCACGACCACCGCACCGCCCACCGGCGCCGCGCGCGCGAGCGCTCCCGCACCGCCCCGCCTGCGCGGCCTGTTCACCCATCCCACCGCCGGCCCGCTCGTCGCGCTGCTCGTCGCCTGCGCCTTCTTCTCCTTCCAGAGCGAGCAGTTCCTCTCCGGCGGCAACCTCTCGCTCGTCGTCCAGCAGGTGATGGTCGTCGGCACCCTCGCCCTCGGCCAGACCCTGATCATCCTCACGGCCGGCATCGACCTGTCCTGCGGCGCCGTGATGGCCTTCGGCACGATCGTCATGGCCAAGCTCGCGGCCGAGGGCACGCTCCCGCCGCTCGTCGCGATCACCGCCGGCATCGGCGTCTGCGCCCTCTTCGGCCTCGCCAACGGCGCGCTCGTCACCTTCGTGAAGCTGCCGCCGTTCATCGTGACGCTCGGCATGCTCAACGTCGCCTTCGCGCTCACCCACATCTACTCGGAGGAGCAGACCGTCACCGAACTCCCCGGCGCCCTCACGGCGTTGGGCGGTACGTTCCCGCTGGGCCGCACCGACATCACGTACGGCTCGGTGCTCACCATCGCGCTCTTCCTCTGCTTCGCGTACCTCCTGGGCCAGACGGCCTGGGGCAAGCACACCTACGCGCTCGGCAACAACCCTGAGGTCGCCCGGCTCACCGGCATCCGCACCACCCGCCTCCAGCTCGGCATCTACACCCTGGCCGGGGTGATCTACGGCATCGCGGCGCTGCTGCTGGTCTCCCGTACCGGCGTCGGCGACCCCAAGGCGGGCCAGACCGACAACCTCGACGCGATCACGGCGGTGGTGCTCGGCGGGACGAGTCTGTTCGGCGGGCGCGGCGCGGTCCTCGGCACGCTCGTC harbors:
- a CDS encoding ABC transporter permease, producing MTTTTAPPTGAARASAPAPPRLRGLFTHPTAGPLVALLVACAFFSFQSEQFLSGGNLSLVVQQVMVVGTLALGQTLIILTAGIDLSCGAVMAFGTIVMAKLAAEGTLPPLVAITAGIGVCALFGLANGALVTFVKLPPFIVTLGMLNVAFALTHIYSEEQTVTELPGALTALGGTFPLGRTDITYGSVLTIALFLCFAYLLGQTAWGKHTYALGNNPEVARLTGIRTTRLQLGIYTLAGVIYGIAALLLVSRTGVGDPKAGQTDNLDAITAVVLGGTSLFGGRGAVLGTLVGALIVGVFRNGLQLMGVGSIYQTLITGGLVILAVTVDQFSRRKVRR